The Candidatus Omnitrophota bacterium genome window below encodes:
- a CDS encoding ACT domain-containing protein, giving the protein MIKNASISKEVVVTAENKIGLLNKISKLVADHGINIDGVAGYAADNQAKIMMVTSDATRAVEALLSAGFKSAKESEIIILELENKPGALRIVTDKLAAQNVDIRYLYGTACCGSCADKLILSTSDNLKALVAFKK; this is encoded by the coding sequence ATGATAAAGAATGCAAGTATCAGTAAAGAGGTTGTGGTTACTGCGGAAAATAAGATTGGGCTGTTGAATAAAATATCAAAATTAGTTGCTGATCATGGTATTAACATTGACGGGGTCGCCGGTTACGCTGCGGATAATCAGGCTAAAATAATGATGGTAACTAGTGATGCCACGCGCGCAGTAGAGGCGCTTTTGTCCGCAGGATTTAAGTCGGCAAAAGAGTCGGAGATAATCATTCTTGAACTGGAGAATAAACCGGGAGCTTTAAGAATCGTGACTGATAAGTTAGCAGCGCAGAATGTAGATATAAGATATCTGTATGGCACCGCTTGTTGTGGAAGCTGCGCGGATAAACTTATATTATCTACCAGCGATAACCTGAAAGCCTTAGTAGCATTTAAAAAATAA
- a CDS encoding bifunctional methionine sulfoxide reductase B/A protein → MRYLRILAIFFLFPWLLGGVMGEPPKEKIKIFNARTKQIEEVEKVIKTNQEWEKILTPEQYHIMRLKGTEEPFKESCLLPPKGKGGIYQCAGCGADLFMYNAKFESQTGWPSFWEPVSQLNIRIETDNSLGSQRSEVLCARCDAHLGHVFDDGPLPTGKRYCINALALKLAETEEAAFAAGCFWGTEAVFNQVKGVINVSVGFMGGHTKNPSYEEVSTANTGHAETVRIEYDPGQVSYEKLLDIFWSIHNPTTPNRQGPDIGSQYRSIIFYYTPEQEKASLLSKKKLEKTGGFVGPIVTEIAPAQEFYKAEDYHQNYYQKHGIKPTCHIPSGLKK, encoded by the coding sequence GTGCGTTATTTAAGAATATTAGCTATATTCTTTTTGTTTCCCTGGTTATTGGGAGGAGTAATGGGGGAGCCGCCTAAAGAAAAAATAAAAATCTTCAATGCGCGCACTAAGCAGATTGAAGAGGTAGAAAAAGTTATCAAAACCAATCAAGAGTGGGAGAAGATTCTTACTCCCGAGCAGTACCATATTATGCGTTTAAAAGGTACTGAAGAACCATTTAAAGAATCCTGTCTTTTGCCGCCCAAAGGAAAGGGTGGAATTTATCAGTGTGCTGGATGCGGGGCAGACTTGTTTATGTATAATGCCAAGTTTGAATCGCAAACGGGATGGCCTAGTTTTTGGGAGCCGGTTTCACAATTGAATATCCGCATTGAAACTGATAATAGTCTTGGGTCGCAGCGTAGCGAAGTGCTCTGCGCCCGTTGTGATGCTCATTTGGGCCATGTTTTTGATGATGGCCCGCTTCCTACGGGGAAACGTTATTGTATTAATGCGCTGGCTTTGAAATTGGCTGAAACTGAAGAGGCTGCATTTGCTGCAGGTTGTTTCTGGGGGACAGAAGCTGTATTTAACCAGGTAAAAGGGGTTATTAATGTCAGCGTTGGTTTTATGGGCGGCCATACAAAGAATCCCAGCTATGAAGAGGTCAGTACTGCTAATACGGGGCATGCTGAAACTGTGCGCATCGAATATGATCCCGGGCAAGTTTCATATGAGAAACTTCTTGATATTTTTTGGAGTATTCATAATCCAACAACGCCAAACAGGCAGGGGCCAGATATCGGCAGCCAGTATCGTTCGATCATTTTTTACTATACCCCTGAACAGGAAAAAGCTTCTTTACTGTCTAAGAAAAAATTAGAAAAAACAGGAGGATTTGTCGGCCCAATCGTGACTGAAATCGCGCCGGCGCAAGAATTTTATAAAGCAGAGGATTATCATCAGAATTATTACCAGAAACACGGTATTAAGCCTACATGCCACATCCCAAGCGGTTTAAAAAAGTAA
- a CDS encoding MGMT family protein: protein MRLDLCSTFQKEVLRAVQAIPRGKVSTYKLIAKQIGRPKAARAVGRALATNPFALVIPCHRVIRSDGSLGGYQGGTKMKQALLRKEARHEKD, encoded by the coding sequence TTGCGTTTGGATCTCTGTTCTACTTTCCAGAAAGAAGTTTTGCGCGCCGTGCAAGCTATTCCTCGAGGAAAAGTAAGTACCTATAAGCTTATTGCAAAACAAATAGGCAGGCCTAAAGCTGCCAGGGCTGTGGGAAGAGCTTTAGCAACTAACCCTTTTGCGCTAGTTATTCCCTGCCATCGTGTTATCCGTTCTGACGGCTCTTTAGGCGGATATCAGGGTGGGACAAAAATGAAACAAGCTTTACTTCGCAAGGAGGCCAGGCATGAAAAGGATTAG
- the purU gene encoding formyltetrahydrofolate deformylase, which translates to MRKFVLLFQCQDRLGIVAKISDFILKHGGNIITADQHSTDPEGGYFFIRIEFILDQDQYSRKDLSEAFVAVAKEFNADWNFYDLAETLRMGIFVSELDHCLVDLLYLWISGELNVKIPFVLSNYEKHRKVVTAYNIPFYYVPADKNNRREQELLSYASSATDFLVLARYMLVLSPDFLKKYNKDIINIHHGFLPFFKGADPAAEALKEGVKVIGSTAHFVNNELDEGPIIAQEVEHVSHKDNHQALVRKGKNLEKKALASAVYSYIDYRIIKHENKTIVF; encoded by the coding sequence ATGCGTAAATTTGTCTTATTGTTTCAATGCCAGGATCGGCTAGGTATCGTTGCCAAGATCTCTGATTTTATATTAAAACATGGCGGTAATATTATTACTGCCGATCAGCATAGTACTGATCCTGAAGGCGGATATTTTTTTATACGTATTGAGTTTATCTTGGATCAGGATCAATATAGCAGAAAAGATTTGTCAGAGGCCTTCGTTGCTGTCGCCAAAGAATTTAATGCGGATTGGAATTTTTATGATCTAGCAGAAACTTTACGCATGGGTATATTTGTATCAGAGCTGGATCATTGTTTAGTAGACCTGTTGTATCTATGGATCTCAGGTGAATTAAACGTCAAGATTCCTTTTGTTCTGAGTAATTATGAAAAACACCGTAAAGTGGTGACTGCTTACAATATTCCATTTTATTATGTACCCGCAGATAAAAATAACCGCCGGGAGCAAGAATTATTATCTTATGCTTCTAGTGCTACGGATTTTTTAGTCTTAGCGCGTTATATGTTGGTACTCTCTCCGGATTTTTTGAAAAAATATAATAAGGATATTATTAATATTCATCATGGTTTTCTGCCATTCTTTAAAGGAGCTGACCCGGCGGCTGAGGCGCTCAAAGAAGGGGTAAAGGTTATTGGCTCAACCGCGCATTTTGTAAATAATGAGCTTGATGAAGGGCCAATTATTGCTCAGGAGGTTGAGCATGTATCGCATAAAGATAACCACCAGGCTTTGGTAAGAAAAGGCAAAAATTTAGAGAAGAAAGCATTGGCAAGTGCGGTGTATAGTTATATTGATTACCGTATTATTAAACACGAAAATAAAACCATAGTTTTCTAA
- a CDS encoding DUF2934 domain-containing protein, with the protein MAKLYVKAFGIACGLVVAALTFIVGTLNMLFYFECGLSRAMAIVYLGYRPTLFSIITNSFFGFIFAFCIGAAVAWFYNRIIEESSKDIEEKIKAAARSIWESKGKPEGDSSENWKEAEKRVRGF; encoded by the coding sequence ATGGCAAAACTATACGTAAAGGCTTTTGGGATCGCTTGTGGTTTGGTGGTGGCCGCGCTTACTTTTATTGTCGGTACATTAAATATGCTTTTTTATTTTGAGTGTGGATTAAGCAGGGCTATGGCGATAGTTTATTTAGGGTATAGGCCAACATTATTTAGCATAATCACGAATTCTTTTTTTGGTTTTATTTTTGCATTCTGCATTGGCGCAGCGGTTGCCTGGTTCTATAACAGGATTATCGAGGAAAGTAGTAAAGATATCGAAGAGAAGATAAAAGCCGCTGCTCGTTCCATTTGGGAAAGCAAGGGTAAGCCTGAAGGCGATTCTTCAGAAAACTGGAAAGAGGCAGAGAAAAGAGTAAGAGGGTTCTAA
- a CDS encoding polyprenyl synthetase family protein produces MGIKIRIEKELRNYACNINRIYSLNKLSPVLSKNIKEFICRDGKRIRPVLFCIGYLGFSKKTPAGLYRSALSLELLHDFLLVHDDIIDKSATRRGKPSMHALLDHDFCRNEKDKFSGQDLAVVTGDIIYAMAIDVFLTVKEDAKRKEDALKKLILSALYTGGGEFIELISESKPIEKVSQKDIYKIYDYKTANYTFASPLTIGATLAGAKSSQIEKLYSYGMLLGRAFQIKDDIIGIFGKEKETGKSNVTDILEAKKTLLIWYAFGKASKTEKLMIKSILESKSVKSADIEKIRKIIVQSGALIYSQNQIKYLYSKALIQIDGLKMNNGYKQALDGFSQAILKS; encoded by the coding sequence TTGGGAATAAAAATCCGTATTGAAAAAGAGTTACGCAATTACGCCTGTAATATTAACAGAATATACTCGTTAAACAAGCTCTCTCCTGTCCTCTCTAAAAATATAAAAGAATTTATCTGCCGGGATGGCAAAAGAATAAGGCCGGTATTATTCTGTATTGGGTATCTTGGATTTTCCAAAAAAACCCCCGCCGGGCTTTACCGAAGCGCCTTATCCTTAGAGCTATTACATGACTTTTTGTTAGTCCATGATGACATTATCGATAAATCCGCTACACGCCGCGGTAAACCCTCTATGCACGCCTTATTAGACCACGATTTTTGCCGAAATGAAAAAGATAAATTTAGCGGACAAGATTTAGCCGTGGTTACCGGTGATATTATTTACGCTATGGCCATTGATGTTTTTTTAACGGTTAAAGAAGATGCAAAGCGCAAAGAAGACGCTTTAAAAAAACTTATTTTATCAGCCTTATATACGGGTGGCGGAGAATTTATCGAGCTAATATCAGAGTCTAAACCCATAGAAAAAGTTTCTCAAAAAGATATCTATAAAATTTATGACTATAAAACCGCAAATTATACTTTTGCCTCTCCGCTTACAATAGGGGCAACTCTAGCCGGAGCCAAAAGTAGCCAGATCGAAAAACTTTATTCATATGGCATGCTTTTAGGCCGAGCTTTTCAGATTAAAGATGACATAATCGGAATATTCGGAAAAGAAAAAGAAACCGGCAAATCAAACGTAACCGATATCTTAGAGGCCAAAAAAACACTGCTTATCTGGTATGCTTTTGGTAAAGCAAGCAAAACAGAAAAACTTATGATAAAAAGCATCCTAGAATCCAAATCCGTAAAAAGTGCGGACATTGAAAAAATCCGTAAAATTATTGTTCAATCCGGTGCGCTAATCTACTCACAAAACCAAATAAAATACTTATATTCAAAAGCCTTAATTCAAATAGACGGCTTAAAAATGAATAATGGGTACAAACAGGCGCTAGACGGCTTCTCCCAGGCAATCCTTAAAAGTTAA
- a CDS encoding DUF1573 domain-containing protein, translated as MQKIMNLFLISFFIFQIAYAQAPIGQPEKVEPSVENSVANSNEWDFGKVKSGKVLKHDFLFKNETKNVLKILSINTSCGCTASQADKKILAPNESTTVNVIFKSEGYSGAVKQSVYVNTDNTDLPIIKFTVKAEVVK; from the coding sequence ATGCAGAAAATTATGAACTTATTTTTAATTAGTTTTTTTATTTTTCAGATTGCGTATGCGCAAGCGCCTATCGGTCAACCTGAAAAGGTTGAGCCTAGCGTAGAAAATAGCGTTGCTAATTCTAATGAATGGGATTTTGGTAAAGTAAAAAGTGGTAAGGTTTTAAAGCACGATTTTTTGTTTAAGAACGAAACTAAGAATGTTTTAAAAATATTGAGTATAAACACCTCCTGCGGATGCACTGCTTCCCAGGCGGATAAGAAGATCTTAGCGCCTAATGAAAGTACGACGGTAAATGTAATTTTCAAGTCTGAAGGGTATTCGGGAGCGGTTAAACAGTCCGTATATGTAAATACTGATAATACCGATCTTCCGATAATAAAATTCACAGTTAAAGCTGAAGTAGTAAAATAA
- a CDS encoding zinc metalloprotease HtpX, giving the protein MWSLQLRMWLLVTLLFGVIYALLVVIGSSFLHVGGFSFYLIISLVMMFIQYMLGPKIVEWSMHVKYIKREENPRLFQMVESLSVRAGIPMPRIGIAQIDIPNAFAFGRSTRDGRVCVTNGIMNLLSDEELKAVLGHELSHLKNHDVLTITLLSVIPMIMYRIAWQFLFYGRRRDERGGNTVLIGLAAFLFYFVTNLLVLYASRIREYFADRGSVLLGNQPKALASSLYKLAYGSARMNQESLKQTEGLKAFFINDPSQGRKEVLELAQLDLDKSGTIDASELEVLKKSNIRLNLGDKMLELLSTHPNMLKRIKKLSEYRV; this is encoded by the coding sequence ATGTGGTCATTACAATTAAGAATGTGGTTATTGGTAACTCTTTTGTTTGGGGTTATTTATGCCCTGCTGGTTGTTATCGGTAGTAGTTTTTTACATGTGGGAGGTTTTAGTTTCTATTTAATTATTTCACTAGTGATGATGTTTATTCAGTATATGCTGGGGCCTAAGATTGTAGAATGGAGCATGCATGTAAAATACATTAAGCGGGAGGAAAATCCCCGTTTGTTTCAGATGGTTGAGTCTTTGAGCGTGCGTGCGGGTATCCCTATGCCTCGAATCGGCATTGCCCAGATTGATATTCCCAATGCTTTTGCTTTTGGCCGTTCAACCAGAGACGGCCGGGTTTGTGTAACTAACGGGATTATGAATTTGCTCAGTGACGAAGAGCTAAAAGCAGTGCTTGGCCATGAATTAAGCCACCTAAAGAATCACGATGTGCTTACAATTACTTTATTATCGGTAATTCCGATGATTATGTATCGCATTGCCTGGCAGTTTTTGTTTTACGGACGCAGGCGTGATGAGAGGGGAGGTAATACCGTATTAATAGGATTGGCAGCTTTCTTATTTTATTTTGTGACTAATCTTTTGGTACTTTATGCCTCGCGTATCCGGGAATATTTTGCGGACCGTGGCTCGGTGCTTTTGGGAAATCAACCTAAGGCTTTGGCTTCTAGTCTTTACAAGTTAGCATATGGCTCGGCAAGAATGAATCAGGAATCTTTAAAACAAACTGAAGGGCTAAAGGCCTTTTTCATCAATGATCCATCTCAGGGGCGCAAGGAGGTATTGGAGTTGGCACAATTAGATTTGGATAAAAGCGGTACCATTGATGCTTCTGAGTTGGAGGTACTCAAAAAATCGAATATACGTTTAAATTTAGGAGATAAAATGCTTGAGCTTTTAAGCACGCATCCTAACATGCTCAAGCGTATAAAGAAGCTTTCGGAATACAGGGTTTAA
- the lysS gene encoding lysine--tRNA ligase, with amino-acid sequence MDINEIIQQRIAKLEALGAKNVPLYPANVPIHTAIGEVLSSFEEGKKVTLCGRVMANRAHGKVNFMDLRDTTGKIQLYVKRDIIGPEKSAFLEQLDIADIISASGELFKTHTGEFTLKVEDFIILSKALRPLPEKWHGLKDVELRYRQRYLDLVSNEDVKKVFLLRAKIIRAIRSFLEERGFLEVETPMMHDIAGGAAGRPFKTFHNEYSMDLFLRIAPELYLKRLLVGGLDRVYEINRSFRNEGVSTRHNPEFTMLEVYQAYTDCEGMINLTQDLICHVAREVLGKGELTFQGKTIDLKTPWNRQSFAALVKNKFGIDPQDDPEQMLKKLQEKGYALDKNRLSRSQINKIVEDELEQDLQANPVFITDYFTSLCPLAKVRRDNPLISERFELYVAGMEIANAYSELNDPLEQRKRFEEEIKDLVSEEKKNVDEDYLLALEHGMPPAGGLGIGVDRLVMLLADQASIRDVILFPLLRSQQEEENK; translated from the coding sequence ATGGACATTAACGAGATTATTCAGCAGAGAATTGCTAAATTAGAGGCACTTGGTGCCAAAAATGTTCCTTTATATCCTGCAAATGTGCCAATACATACTGCTATTGGAGAGGTTTTGAGTAGTTTTGAAGAAGGCAAAAAAGTTACTCTTTGCGGTAGGGTGATGGCTAACCGGGCACATGGTAAAGTAAATTTTATGGATCTTAGGGATACAACTGGTAAGATTCAGCTTTATGTTAAACGGGATATTATTGGGCCAGAAAAATCCGCGTTTCTTGAGCAGTTGGATATTGCCGATATAATTAGCGCAAGCGGTGAGCTTTTTAAGACACATACTGGTGAATTTACGCTTAAGGTTGAAGATTTTATCATATTATCCAAAGCCTTGCGGCCTCTGCCTGAAAAATGGCATGGTTTAAAAGATGTGGAATTGCGTTACAGGCAGCGTTATCTGGATCTAGTTTCCAATGAAGATGTAAAAAAAGTATTTTTATTACGGGCAAAAATTATCCGGGCAATCCGTAGTTTTCTCGAAGAGCGTGGTTTTCTGGAAGTTGAAACTCCGATGATGCATGATATCGCAGGAGGCGCAGCAGGCAGGCCATTTAAGACATTTCACAATGAATATAGTATGGATTTATTTTTAAGGATTGCTCCGGAACTGTATTTAAAAAGGCTCCTGGTTGGTGGCCTTGACCGGGTCTATGAAATTAACCGATCCTTCCGCAATGAAGGCGTATCCACGCGGCATAACCCGGAGTTTACAATGCTAGAGGTTTATCAGGCTTATACTGATTGTGAAGGGATGATTAATTTAACCCAGGATTTAATTTGTCATGTTGCACGGGAAGTTCTGGGAAAAGGGGAGCTGACTTTTCAGGGTAAAACCATTGACCTGAAAACCCCCTGGAATAGGCAGTCATTTGCCGCGTTGGTTAAAAATAAATTTGGAATAGACCCGCAGGATGATCCGGAGCAAATGTTAAAAAAATTGCAGGAAAAAGGATATGCCTTGGATAAAAACCGTTTAAGCCGTTCTCAGATTAATAAAATTGTTGAAGATGAACTGGAGCAGGATTTACAGGCAAATCCCGTATTTATTACGGATTATTTTACCAGCCTTTGTCCTCTGGCAAAGGTAAGAAGAGATAACCCATTGATTTCAGAGAGGTTTGAGCTCTATGTTGCAGGAATGGAAATAGCCAATGCTTATTCTGAGTTGAATGATCCCTTGGAGCAACGTAAGCGTTTTGAAGAAGAGATTAAGGATCTTGTTTCTGAGGAAAAGAAAAACGTAGATGAGGATTATCTTCTGGCTTTAGAGCATGGTATGCCTCCGGCAGGAGGGTTAGGAATAGGTGTTGATAGGCTGGTAATGTTGCTTGCAGACCAGGCATCGATTCGCGATGTGATTTTATTTCCTCTGCTTCGGTCTCAACAAGAAGAGGAAAATAAATAA
- a CDS encoding ABC transporter permease, producing MFSELWLSQRYLRAGKKEKIISITALISVIGIAIGVMVLIVVISVMTGFDRFLEDKMVGTSAHLSLEFYGGSKDPNRVIDKLKTLPYVLGASPFINGQALVKNGKSIFGVEVRGIDPKLQVQTSKIDEYLKLGSYDLTGNQVAVGQELALRLGLAIGDSISLISPVTLAKTDFYIKGIFNSGMYLYDSSLILTSIKGAQDFYKMPDLVSGIAVKVDNIYKVDDAKEKLYRDLTGFGTYQARTWIDANKNFLEALKLEKIVMFIVVTMTTVVAAFGIVGTLIMSVMSRIKDIGILRSVGAKTKSILQIFIFQGMAIGLIGILLGLIGGITLALSLDKVVDLISRIIGRSLIPQDIYYFNRIPVNINTGDISLIVISALFITLFASIYPAYYATRIIPSEAVRHE from the coding sequence ATGTTTTCCGAGTTATGGCTTAGTCAAAGATACTTAAGAGCAGGCAAGAAAGAAAAAATTATCTCGATAACTGCGTTGATTTCGGTTATTGGAATTGCTATCGGAGTAATGGTATTAATTGTAGTTATTTCGGTGATGACTGGTTTTGACCGGTTCCTGGAGGATAAGATGGTAGGCACTAGTGCCCACTTGTCTCTTGAATTTTATGGCGGGTCAAAAGATCCTAATCGTGTAATTGATAAATTAAAGACCTTACCCTATGTTTTGGGCGCGTCTCCTTTTATCAACGGGCAGGCTTTGGTCAAGAATGGAAAATCAATTTTCGGGGTGGAGGTTCGCGGAATAGACCCTAAGTTACAGGTACAAACTTCTAAGATTGATGAATATTTGAAGTTAGGAAGTTATGATTTGACAGGTAATCAAGTGGCGGTTGGGCAGGAGCTTGCTTTACGTTTAGGTTTAGCCATTGGAGATAGTATTAGCTTGATCTCTCCGGTTACTTTAGCTAAAACTGATTTTTATATCAAAGGTATTTTTAATAGCGGGATGTATCTTTATGATTCAAGTTTGATTTTAACCAGTATTAAAGGGGCGCAGGATTTTTATAAAATGCCCGATCTAGTAAGTGGTATTGCGGTTAAAGTAGATAATATCTATAAGGTAGATGATGCCAAGGAGAAGTTATACCGGGACCTGACAGGTTTTGGAACTTACCAGGCGCGTACCTGGATAGATGCAAATAAAAATTTTCTTGAAGCCTTAAAACTTGAAAAGATAGTTATGTTTATTGTTGTGACGATGACTACCGTAGTTGCTGCTTTTGGTATTGTGGGTACTTTGATTATGTCGGTAATGAGCCGGATTAAAGATATTGGTATCTTGCGTTCTGTGGGAGCCAAGACAAAAAGTATCTTGCAGATTTTTATTTTTCAAGGCATGGCCATCGGCCTAATTGGTATCCTCTTAGGATTAATCGGGGGGATAACTTTAGCGTTATCATTAGATAAAGTAGTGGATCTCATATCACGTATTATTGGCAGGAGTTTGATTCCGCAGGATATTTATTATTTTAACCGTATTCCGGTGAATATTAATACCGGCGATATCAGTTTGATTGTAATTTCTGCTTTGTTTATAACATTGTTTGCCAGTATTTATCCGGCATATTATGCTACCAGAATAATTCCTAGCGAGGCTGTGCGGCATGAATAA
- a CDS encoding ABC transporter ATP-binding protein gives MNKEMVKVCGICKSYRDATSNLEVLKDINFTVKEGEFLVIQGPSGAGKSTLLHILGGLDNPTAGIVYFQGASIYGLDENARASFRNRKVGFVFQFFHLLPELNALENVLLPSILKSWWERKKNLVHALELLERLGLSGRLKHRPLALSGGEQQRVAIARALINKPKLLLCDEPTGNLDSENGKNILRLLIELNQDEKITIVMVTHDKDIASSAGEVIHLKDGVLLN, from the coding sequence ATGAATAAAGAGATGGTTAAGGTTTGTGGTATTTGTAAAAGTTATCGTGATGCTACAAGTAATTTGGAAGTATTGAAGGACATAAATTTTACTGTTAAAGAAGGCGAATTTTTAGTAATTCAGGGGCCAAGTGGCGCAGGTAAATCTACGCTTTTGCATATTTTAGGAGGTTTGGATAATCCTACGGCAGGCATAGTTTATTTCCAGGGAGCCAGTATTTATGGTTTGGATGAAAACGCAAGAGCCAGTTTTCGTAATCGTAAAGTGGGTTTTGTTTTTCAATTTTTTCATCTTTTACCGGAGTTAAATGCGTTGGAAAATGTTTTACTGCCAAGTATTTTAAAATCCTGGTGGGAGAGAAAAAAGAATCTGGTGCATGCTTTAGAGCTTTTGGAAAGGCTGGGTTTATCCGGTAGGCTCAAGCATCGTCCGCTTGCTTTATCAGGCGGAGAGCAGCAAAGGGTAGCAATTGCCCGAGCGTTGATTAATAAGCCTAAACTTTTGCTTTGCGATGAACCGACAGGTAATTTGGATTCGGAAAACGGAAAGAATATTTTACGCCTTTTAATCGAGCTTAATCAAGACGAGAAGATTACTATTGTTATGGTTACTCATGATAAGGATATTGCTTCTAGTGCAGGCGAGGTTATACATCTGAAGGATGGAGTTTTGTTAAATTAG
- the ilvE gene encoding branched-chain-amino-acid transaminase — MKIYINGKFYEKDNAKISVFDHGLLYGDGVFEGIRSYNRRVFKLKEHIDRLFESAQSIMLKIPLTKEQMVKAVVETIKANKLDNAYIRLVVTRGEGDLGLDPRKCYKGATIIIIADRIALYPEKLYREGLSIVTVPTVRNLPEALNPQIKSLNYLNNILAKIEAGNAGCDEAIMLDSLGYVAECTGDNIFVAKAGHLYTPPQCMGTLRGITRDSILEIARKNKIAAHEHVITRHEVYISDECFLTGTAAEIIPVVKVDGRVIGNGKPGKLTLALMKKFKQLTAKDGIKY, encoded by the coding sequence ATGAAAATTTATATCAACGGTAAATTTTATGAAAAAGATAATGCAAAGATCTCTGTTTTTGATCATGGCCTGCTTTATGGGGATGGAGTCTTCGAAGGTATCCGTTCTTATAACCGGCGCGTCTTTAAATTAAAAGAGCATATTGACCGGCTTTTTGAATCTGCCCAAAGTATTATGTTAAAGATTCCTCTAACTAAAGAGCAGATGGTTAAAGCAGTGGTAGAAACAATTAAAGCAAATAAACTAGATAATGCTTATATCCGTTTAGTGGTTACCCGCGGAGAAGGAGATTTGGGGCTTGACCCGCGTAAATGCTATAAAGGGGCAACAATTATCATTATTGCCGATCGCATTGCTTTGTATCCAGAAAAACTATATCGTGAAGGTCTAAGTATTGTTACCGTGCCCACGGTACGCAACTTACCTGAGGCGCTTAATCCTCAGATTAAATCTTTGAATTATCTGAATAATATTCTGGCTAAAATTGAGGCAGGTAATGCCGGATGCGATGAGGCAATTATGCTTGATTCTTTAGGTTATGTGGCTGAATGTACTGGTGATAATATTTTTGTAGCTAAAGCCGGCCATCTCTATACTCCTCCGCAATGTATGGGAACTTTACGCGGGATTACGCGTGACTCAATCTTAGAGATTGCCCGTAAGAATAAAATTGCAGCGCACGAGCATGTGATTACTCGCCATGAAGTTTACATTTCCGATGAGTGTTTCCTTACGGGAACAGCCGCTGAAATTATTCCTGTGGTTAAGGTGGATGGCAGGGTTATTGGAAACGGAAAACCTGGCAAGCTTACACTGGCGCTGATGAAGAAATTTAAACAATTAACCGCTAAAGACGGAATAAAATATTAG
- a CDS encoding UvrB/UvrC motif-containing protein, whose amino-acid sequence MLCDICGKNPATVHLTEIIDEQMNELHLCEECARTKSEAMEQQFGLSDLLAGMVDFQKPSSNKEEEIVNTKCPACGLSYVDFKKIGRLGCGECYNVFRKYLAPLLKRIHGSNQHIGKSPLKGPAKIKPAISKVNKQRIDLEELKKQLQNAIQKEAFEEAARLRDLIKEIEAKSNKEKNAD is encoded by the coding sequence ATGCTTTGCGATATTTGTGGGAAAAATCCGGCAACCGTGCATTTAACTGAGATTATTGATGAGCAGATGAATGAGCTGCATTTATGCGAAGAATGCGCCAGAACTAAAAGCGAGGCCATGGAGCAGCAGTTTGGCTTAAGTGATCTATTGGCCGGTATGGTTGATTTTCAAAAACCATCCTCCAATAAAGAAGAGGAGATAGTTAATACTAAATGTCCTGCTTGTGGTTTAAGTTATGTGGATTTTAAGAAGATCGGAAGACTTGGTTGCGGCGAATGTTATAATGTTTTCCGTAAGTATCTGGCGCCTTTATTAAAACGAATACATGGGTCAAATCAACATATTGGCAAGAGTCCTTTGAAGGGGCCAGCGAAGATAAAACCTGCAATCTCTAAAGTCAATAAACAAAGGATAGATTTGGAGGAATTAAAAAAGCAGCTACAGAATGCGATTCAGAAAGAAGCCTTTGAAGAAGCAGCGCGCCTGCGGGATCTGATAAAAGAAATAGAAGCCAAATCAAATAAGGAAAAAAATGCAGATTAA